One window of the Streptomyces sp. TS71-3 genome contains the following:
- a CDS encoding LacI family DNA-binding transcriptional regulator gives MSRRPTMSDVARLAGVHKATASRALNPSTSGMVNADTAQRVRAAAADLGFTPNTAARSLRTNRSFTVGVLLPDLTNPLFPPVVRGIEDVLTAAGYTALLANTDNDPAKERTRFDALRGRQVDGFIVGTARREHPLLEEAHAAGVSVVLVNRTTDRRLHPWVSGDDADGVRLAVEHLTGLGHRTLAHLAGPQTMSTSATRERAFREAMHAAGLPPLRAPVVAADAYTAQAGERAAHALFDRHPGVTAICAGNDLIALGALRAMRRRGMDCPGDVSLVGFNDMRFADEFQPPLTTVRVPHHALGAEAARLLLAGLEAADGADSPPVLPKTVLLPVRLIVRASTAAPGDV, from the coding sequence GTGAGCAGACGCCCGACCATGTCCGATGTGGCGCGACTCGCGGGAGTCCACAAGGCGACGGCCTCCCGTGCGCTGAATCCGAGCACGAGCGGCATGGTGAACGCCGACACCGCGCAACGTGTCCGCGCCGCTGCCGCCGATCTGGGGTTCACCCCGAACACGGCGGCACGCAGCCTGCGAACCAACCGCTCCTTCACCGTCGGCGTCCTGCTCCCAGACCTCACCAACCCGCTCTTCCCGCCGGTCGTGCGCGGTATAGAGGACGTGCTCACCGCCGCCGGGTACACCGCGCTGCTGGCCAACACCGACAATGACCCGGCCAAGGAGCGCACCCGGTTCGACGCGCTGCGGGGCCGCCAGGTCGACGGTTTCATCGTGGGTACCGCGCGGCGCGAGCACCCGCTGTTGGAGGAGGCCCACGCTGCCGGGGTGTCGGTGGTCCTGGTGAACCGCACGACGGACCGCCGGCTCCACCCCTGGGTCTCCGGTGACGACGCCGACGGCGTGCGCCTTGCCGTCGAACACCTGACCGGGCTTGGGCACCGCACCCTGGCCCACCTGGCCGGCCCGCAGACGATGTCCACCAGCGCCACCAGGGAGCGGGCATTCAGGGAGGCGATGCATGCCGCGGGACTGCCCCCGCTGCGGGCTCCGGTGGTGGCCGCCGACGCCTACACCGCACAGGCCGGGGAACGTGCCGCCCATGCACTGTTCGACAGGCACCCCGGTGTCACGGCGATATGCGCCGGCAACGACCTCATCGCCCTTGGGGCGCTGCGCGCCATGCGGCGCCGCGGCATGGACTGTCCGGGAGACGTCTCCCTCGTTGGATTCAACGACATGCGCTTCGCCGACGAGTTTCAGCCGCCGCTGACCACAGTCCGAGTCCCGCACCACGCACTTGGTGCGGAGGCCGCCCGGTTGCTTCTCGCCGGCTTGGAGGCTGCGGACGGAGCCGACTCGCCGCCGGTGCTGCCCAAGACCGTCCTGCTGCCGGTGCGGCTGATCGTCCGAGCCTCGACCGCGGCTCCTGGCGACGTGTGA
- a CDS encoding dihydrolipoamide acetyltransferase family protein, with product MATLLRVPEVAAGATEAVLAEWLVPEKGSFSTGDPLVTLETDKALVEVEAENDAILLRVLVPNGTTIEVGAPMALLGDPAERDADPDHLLAELGVTSATTPPAIEPPATGPLAQEPPTTPPTPVPPAAPAGGDRVFSSPLARRILREAGLSTDHVRGTGPNGRIVRRDAERAVEEARRAKATSETQAAPPLAVPTGPSAPPVTPTAVAVPTWSAGVEQVPHSRLRRAVAERLTASKREVPHFYVRRTVVIDDLLGLRRRLNEVAPRKVSVNDLVVKAAACAHEAVPEANAVWTDEHMLRFTSSDVSVAIASGRGLVTPVLRDVGALAPSAIARQVRSYAERADAGTLRQEDLEGGSLTVTNLGMFGVEEFSAIINPPQSMILAVGAARPEPVVVDGEVTVATRMALTVSVDHRAIDGALAARWMTALVENLEQPLRLMA from the coding sequence ATGGCAACGCTGCTGCGCGTGCCGGAGGTCGCCGCGGGGGCGACCGAAGCCGTCCTGGCCGAATGGCTGGTACCGGAGAAGGGCTCCTTCTCCACCGGCGACCCTCTCGTCACTCTGGAGACCGACAAGGCCCTGGTCGAGGTGGAGGCCGAGAACGATGCGATCCTGCTGCGCGTCCTCGTCCCCAACGGCACCACCATCGAGGTCGGAGCGCCGATGGCCCTGCTCGGCGACCCTGCCGAACGCGACGCCGACCCCGACCACCTGCTCGCGGAGCTCGGCGTCACGTCCGCGACCACACCGCCGGCGATCGAGCCGCCCGCCACCGGCCCCCTGGCGCAGGAACCGCCCACCACCCCGCCCACGCCGGTCCCGCCGGCCGCCCCTGCTGGCGGCGACCGTGTCTTCAGCAGCCCACTGGCCCGCCGAATCCTGCGGGAGGCCGGGCTGAGCACCGACCACGTGCGCGGCACCGGTCCCAACGGGCGGATCGTGCGGCGTGACGCCGAACGCGCCGTCGAGGAGGCGAGGCGGGCCAAGGCCACATCCGAGACGCAGGCGGCGCCCCCCTTGGCGGTGCCGACGGGGCCGTCGGCACCGCCCGTGACGCCCACCGCGGTCGCGGTGCCGACGTGGTCTGCCGGTGTCGAGCAGGTCCCGCACAGCCGGCTGCGCCGGGCCGTCGCCGAGCGGCTCACCGCGAGCAAGCGGGAGGTGCCGCACTTCTACGTCAGGCGTACCGTCGTCATCGACGACCTGCTGGGCCTGCGCCGCCGCCTCAACGAGGTCGCACCGCGCAAGGTCTCCGTCAACGACCTCGTGGTCAAGGCCGCCGCCTGCGCCCACGAGGCCGTGCCGGAAGCCAACGCCGTCTGGACCGATGAACACATGCTGCGCTTCACTTCCAGCGACGTCTCAGTGGCCATCGCGTCCGGACGCGGTCTGGTCACCCCGGTCCTGCGGGACGTCGGGGCGCTGGCGCCGAGTGCGATCGCGCGGCAGGTCAGGTCGTACGCCGAACGGGCCGACGCCGGGACCCTGCGCCAGGAGGACCTGGAGGGCGGCTCTCTGACGGTGACGAACCTGGGCATGTTCGGCGTCGAGGAGTTCTCGGCCATCATCAACCCGCCCCAATCGATGATCCTGGCGGTCGGCGCTGCCCGGCCCGAACCCGTCGTCGTGGATGGCGAGGTCACCGTGGCCACCCGGATGGCGCTGACCGTGTCGGTCGACCACCGCGCGATCGACGGCGCCCTCGCGGCTCGCTGGATGACCGCCTTGGTCGAGAACCTTGAGCAGCCGCTGCGTCTGATGGCCTGA